The bacterium (Candidatus Blackallbacteria) CG13_big_fil_rev_8_21_14_2_50_49_14 genome includes a window with the following:
- a CDS encoding NAD synthetase — protein MQETQQFLYILAAVAFILGIRLLGRPQSARWGNLLSAAGMLVAVVATLFSAGLALHWIFIGLLVGSALGAVMALRVAMTGMPEMVALLNGFGGLASLLVACAEVLRGALLTGISASSAAISVLIGGITFSGSLLAWGKLAEKLPGRPLLFRGQKPLNLALLVSTLTSGILWQSLGETAWAHNCFFLLIALSLLLGILFVLPIGGGDMPVVISLLNSLSGLAACAVGFVLMNRMLIVAGCLVGASGLILTEMMCKSMNRSLSSVLWGGFGAAQGTITPGGEVHSLNCEEAYYLLEAAAEVLIVPGYGMAVAQAQHAVQELAQLLSERGTTVNYAIHPVAGRMPGHMNVLLAEAHVPYEQLIEMETANRSMERVDICLVIGANDIVNPAALEDPGSAIYGMPIIEAQRARTAIVLKRSMGKGFAGIDNPLFFKTNARMLFGDAKASLQNILRIFKESEI, from the coding sequence ATGCAGGAAACCCAGCAATTTCTGTATATTCTTGCCGCAGTGGCGTTTATCTTGGGCATTCGCCTGCTGGGCCGCCCCCAAAGTGCACGTTGGGGCAATCTGCTCTCAGCAGCGGGCATGCTGGTGGCTGTCGTCGCCACCCTCTTCAGTGCCGGCCTGGCACTGCACTGGATTTTTATTGGCCTGCTCGTAGGCAGTGCCTTGGGAGCGGTAATGGCCCTGCGTGTCGCTATGACAGGCATGCCTGAAATGGTCGCTCTGCTGAATGGATTTGGCGGACTTGCCAGCCTCCTGGTGGCTTGCGCCGAGGTTCTTCGAGGGGCACTTTTAACCGGCATTTCGGCCTCTTCCGCCGCGATTTCAGTTTTGATAGGCGGGATTACCTTCAGTGGCAGCCTGCTGGCCTGGGGAAAACTGGCTGAAAAACTGCCCGGCCGTCCCCTGCTCTTTCGCGGCCAAAAGCCCTTGAATCTTGCACTTTTAGTCAGCACCCTGACCAGCGGCATACTCTGGCAAAGCCTGGGTGAAACGGCCTGGGCACACAACTGCTTTTTTCTCTTGATTGCGCTCTCGCTCTTGCTGGGCATACTCTTTGTTCTGCCCATTGGGGGCGGAGATATGCCCGTGGTGATTTCACTGCTCAATTCCCTTTCAGGTCTGGCCGCCTGTGCCGTGGGCTTTGTGCTCATGAACCGCATGTTGATTGTCGCCGGTTGCCTGGTAGGAGCCAGTGGCTTGATTCTGACTGAAATGATGTGCAAATCCATGAACCGCAGCCTGAGCAGTGTGCTCTGGGGGGGATTTGGCGCTGCTCAAGGCACCATCACCCCAGGGGGAGAGGTTCACAGCCTGAACTGCGAGGAGGCCTATTATTTGCTCGAAGCGGCCGCAGAGGTGCTGATCGTACCCGGCTACGGCATGGCCGTTGCCCAGGCCCAGCATGCGGTACAGGAACTTGCCCAATTGCTGAGCGAACGGGGCACAACCGTCAACTATGCCATTCACCCCGTAGCAGGGCGCATGCCCGGTCATATGAATGTGCTGCTGGCGGAAGCCCATGTGCCCTATGAACAGTTAATTGAAATGGAGACAGCCAACCGAAGCATGGAACGGGTGGATATCTGTCTGGTGATTGGCGCCAATGATATCGTCAACCCCGCCGCGTTGGAAGACCCCGGCAGCGCGATTTATGGCATGCCGATTATCGAGGCCCAACGGGCCCGCACGGCAATTGTGCTCAAACGCTCAATGGGCAAAGGTTTTGCAGGGATCGACAACCCACTTTTTTTCAAAACCAATGCCCGCATGCTCTTTGGCGACGCCAAAGCCTCATTGCAAAATATCCTACGTATTTTTAAGGAAAGTGAAATATGA
- a CDS encoding NAD(P) transhydrogenase subunit alpha yields MALMDLLLILILAGFLGFELISRVPSQLHTPLMSGANAISGITVVGAILASGAGENTLTVILGTAAIIFATLNVVGGYLVTDRMLRMFTKKKQEK; encoded by the coding sequence GTGGCTCTGATGGATCTTTTGCTAATTCTGATTCTGGCAGGGTTTTTAGGCTTTGAGCTGATTTCGCGCGTGCCCTCACAACTGCATACCCCGCTGATGTCAGGTGCCAATGCTATCTCTGGTATCACAGTAGTGGGGGCAATCCTCGCTTCAGGGGCGGGAGAAAATACCCTGACCGTTATTTTGGGCACTGCCGCCATCATCTTTGCAACCCTCAACGTGGTGGGCGGCTATCTGGTCACCGACCGCATGCTGCGCATGTTTACCAAAAAGAAGCAGGAAAAATAA